The Mucilaginibacter gracilis genomic interval ATTTGGTATGTACCCGTGTTTACACGCGTGCTTGTATCAACCTTATGGTCTTCTATCAAAGCCATGTACGATGCCAGCTTAAAAGTTGAACCGGGATCCTGATTACCTGCAATGGCGTAGTTAAATTTTTCTTTATAAACGCGCGGCGCTACCTTGGTATAGTTGGCAACGGCACGCACCTCTCCGGTTTGTACTTCCATTAATATCACTACACCGTGGTCGGCATCGCTTTTTATCAATTGCTTTTCGAGCGCCTTTTGGGCTACGTCCTGAAAGTTAACATCAATGGTTGATATAATATCCGCGCCCTCTTTGGGTTCAACTTCTTCGTCGTTACCATTGTTAACAGGTATCCAAATACCGCCTGCAACATGCTGCATTAAGCGTTGCCCGCTTTCGCCGTTAATGTAGTTGGCATAAGCACCTTCTAAACCAACCACATTGCTAACATTCTCGTTAGTATACCCTATGGTACGGGCCGCTAACGATTTAAAAGGCAAAATGCGCTTGTTTTTTTGCACAACAATTAGCCCGCCTTTGTATTTACCCATATTAAAAATAGGAAACTTACGTACCTGCTTTAATTGCTGATAGGTTACATTACGACGAATAAGCTCGTACCGCGAACTATCTTTACGGGCATCTTTAAAGAGCCGTGAATATTCGCTTGCAGATTTATCCCCAAAAAATTGCGACATTTTGAGTGCCAGCGAATCAATTTTTTCTAAAAACGTATCGTCGTCGGCAATGCCGCCGGCCAGCAAATCCATGTGCAACTCATACTCGGGTATAGATGTGGCCAGCAAACTCCCGTCGGACGAGAAGATGTTGCCACGTGCCGCCTCAACCTTAACATAACGGGTTGAAAGGCTATCAGCCATAGCGCACCATTTTTTACCCTGCACAAATTGCACACGGCATAACTGCACGGCTACCGCCAATGCAAATACCATGATTAACCCGAAAGCCAGGTAAACCCGAAGCAGAATGTTAGTCCTGATACTCATTTGCTATCTTCGTTAATGGTTAATTTTTGCGGCGGCTCAACAAGTATTTTAATACCCAGGGTATCTGCCCGTTTTGCAACCTCGGTTAGCGTACTTTTATAAGCCAATTCGGCTTTGGTTGATTTATAGTCCCAGTTTAATTCTTTTACTTCTTTAGATAGCTTATCAATTTGGCGCATGCTTTTTTCGGATAGGTGCCTGTTGGCGATATAAACCATCCCTAAAAAAGCAATAAACAGAATAAAAGGGAGTGCCCTTGTAGCCGATTCTGTCGACACAAAGCCTTTGCTGAAAAACTGAGTAAAAAAGTTTTCGGTGAACTCCTTTGGGGCCTTCTCCTCAACTATCAACTCCTTTTCATCCTCTTCCTCAATTTCTGCCCGTAAACGATTGCTCATCTTTTTACTGCTATTCGTAATTTTGCACTGCGTGCCCTGTTATTTAACTTAATTTCTTCGTCTGTTGCAGTTATGGCTTTGCGCGATACTGCTTCAAAAGGCCTGTCGTCGTTACCATAAATATCTTTTTCCAGTTCGCCGCTAAACTTACCTTTGGCTATAAAGCTTTTTACCAGCCTGTCTTCCAACGAGTGGTAAGACATAACCACCAAACGCCCACCCGGCGCAAGCACATCAACAGATTGCTTTAAAAACTCCTGCAGGGCCTCAAGCTCCTGGTTAACCTCAATACGCAGGGCCTGAAAAACCTGCGCCAAATATTTGTTTTCTTTACCACGCGGAATAAGCGGCGCTATTGCACTTTTTAAATCGGCAATAGTATTAATCTGTATATTTAGCCTCGCCGTTACTACGGTGCGGGCTAGTGTTTTAGCATTCTGTATTTCGCCATACATGCCAAAAATGCGGTGCAAATCGGCTTCGTTGTATGTATTTATTACATCCTTTGCGGTTTGCTGCCCACCCTGATCCATGCGCATATCCAAATCGGCATCAAAACGGGTAGAAAAACCGCGCTCGGCCTTATCAAACTGATGCGATGAAACCCCCAGATCGGCCAAAATACCGTCGGCTGGTATTGCACCATGCAAACGGCAAAAGTTTTTGAGGTACTTAAAGTTTTGATCTATAAACTCAAAGCGCTCATCATCAATAGCATTAGCCTGTGCATCAACATCCTGATCAAAGGCTACCAGCTTGCCGCCCTCGCCCAATTGCTGCAATATTGCCCGCGAATGCCCGCCGCCACCAAAAGTTACATCTACATAAGTGCCGTTGGGCTGTATATTTAAGCCGGCAATGCACTCTTGCAGCATAACGGGGTTATGGTAGTTACTCACCTGCAGCCCTCCCCGCACGGCCCATTACCTCTTCGGCCAGGTTTGCAAAGTTTTCGGGTTCGTCGTCCAGTTGCAAATCATAAGCAGCCTTGGCCCAAACCTCTATTTTATTAAACTGACACGATAATACCACATCGGTATCAATGCCTGCATATTCAAGCAAATTTTTGGGCAAAAGCACCCGTCCGGCACCATCAAGCGTAAGCTCCGAAGCGCCGCGGGTAAAATACCGTATAAACTCGCGCGTCTTTTTTTCGTATTGGTTAAGTTTACTCATGTCTTCCACTATAGCATCCCACTCTTTTCGAGTATATATTGTAAGGTGTTTTTCGAAGCCACGATTGATCACAAGACCCTCTTTCTCAGCTTCTGGAAGCTGTTTTTTGAGGCCAACGGGAATCATCATCCTCCCTTTGGTATCCAGTTTACAATCAAATTCTCCTAAAAAATGAGACATATATACACTTCTCCAAACTTTATTAAGTAAAAGTAGGTAAACTTTACACTTTTTCCCACTTTAACCCACTTAAAAGTTTTCAACAGCATTATGGTGTAATTTGTTTCCACTTTTGATATAAAAATGAAATTAAGGGCAATAAAAAAACCCGGCTGTTAACCGGGTTAAAAAATTGAAGTGTTAAACTATGTTTGCTGAGTAAATATTTGCGCTTGTTGCGTAAGCACCTTATCGTCAAAACAATGACCCTAAACCCCACTCACCTATTTTGCATGGCCTAATTAAAAAAACACCTTTTATTATCTTCGCTATAAGGCATTTTGTGCGGTTTTACATCACCCTAACTTTTAAAAAGCTGGGGTGCTGTTTTGATGTGTATATTTTATGCGTGGCCTGTTTAAAATCGCTCTCGTTAGCCTTCATAATATTGGTAAATATCTGCGGATTACGATCAATTAGCGGGAACCAGGTGCTTTGTATCTGCACCATAATACGGTGGCCTTTTTTAAAGGTGTGCAGCACATCCTGCAATTCCCAGTTTACAGGGGTTACGGTGCCGGGTATAAATGGCTCGGGCTTATCAAAAGCGTTGCGGTATTTGCCACGCATAGGCTCGCTGCGTACCATTTGCTGGTAGCCTGCCATTTTTACATCCTTACCGGTAAACTTGTTATTTGCGGCGGTATCGGGGTAAACATCCAGCACCTTTACCACAAAATCGGCGTCGGTACCGGTGGTGGATACACTTAGGTTGGCCCATATATTACCGGCAATGGTTACATCTTTATCAAGCACATCGCTTTGGTAGCTCAGTACATCTTTACGGGTGGAAAGAAAACGTTGGTCGGCAGTCATATACTCGCGCTGCA includes:
- a CDS encoding FtsL-like putative cell division protein, with the translated sequence MSNRLRAEIEEEDEKELIVEEKAPKEFTENFFTQFFSKGFVSTESATRALPFILFIAFLGMVYIANRHLSEKSMRQIDKLSKEVKELNWDYKSTKAELAYKSTLTEVAKRADTLGIKILVEPPQKLTINEDSK
- the rsmH gene encoding 16S rRNA (cytosine(1402)-N(4))-methyltransferase RsmH, whose translation is MSNYHNPVMLQECIAGLNIQPNGTYVDVTFGGGGHSRAILQQLGEGGKLVAFDQDVDAQANAIDDERFEFIDQNFKYLKNFCRLHGAIPADGILADLGVSSHQFDKAERGFSTRFDADLDMRMDQGGQQTAKDVINTYNEADLHRIFGMYGEIQNAKTLARTVVTARLNIQINTIADLKSAIAPLIPRGKENKYLAQVFQALRIEVNQELEALQEFLKQSVDVLAPGGRLVVMSYHSLEDRLVKSFIAKGKFSGELEKDIYGNDDRPFEAVSRKAITATDEEIKLNNRARSAKLRIAVKR
- the mraZ gene encoding division/cell wall cluster transcriptional repressor MraZ; protein product: MSHFLGEFDCKLDTKGRMMIPVGLKKQLPEAEKEGLVINRGFEKHLTIYTRKEWDAIVEDMSKLNQYEKKTREFIRYFTRGASELTLDGAGRVLLPKNLLEYAGIDTDVVLSCQFNKIEVWAKAAYDLQLDDEPENFANLAEEVMGRAGRAAGE